aagaccaacttgctgagtccaaggaccaacgtggtgatatgtgtactgatggacagccacggacatcctgtgtgtgctgacggacacacacggacacacagcggacgtcctgtgtgtgctgacggacaccacagacgtcctgtgtgtgctgggacACCCACAggcgttctgtgtgtactgaacagacagcccagtccacacccaaacagtccacgggaagggctagcgtgctgagtccaaggaccagcatgctgacatgtctactgatggacagccacggacgacctgtgtgtgctgacggacacacacggacgtcctgtgtgtgctgacggacacccacggacgtcccgtgtgtgcttgCGAAcacccacgaatgtcctgtgtgtactgaacagacagcccacgtgggccaaaatcacccaaacagtccacgggatggcccagcgtgctgattccaaggaacaacgtgcttatatgtgtactgatggacagccacgtatgtcctgtgtgtgctgacggaaacacacggacacacacacggacacacacacggacagctacggacgtcctttatgtgctgacggacacacacgaacgtcatgtgtgtgctgacggacacccatggacgtcctgtgtgtactgaacagacatcccacgtggaccaaaatcaccgaaagagtccacgggaagggccagtgtgctgagtccaaggaacagcgtgctgatatgtgtactgatggacagccaggaacgtcctgtgtgtgttgacggaaacacacggaaacacacgaacagccacggacgtcctgtgtgtgctggcggacacccacggacgttctgtgtgtactgaacagacagcccacgtgggccaaaatcacccgaacagtccacgggaagagccagcgtgctgagtctaaggaccagcgtgctgatatgtgtactgatggacagcgacggacgtcctgtgtgtgctgacggacacacacggacagccacggactacctgtgtgtgctgacggacacacacggacgtcctgtgtgtgctgacggacacccacggacatcctatgtgtgctggcggacacccacagacgtcaacgtgctgatatgtgtactgatgaacagccacggatgtcctgtgtgtgctgacggacacacacggacacacacacggacagctgcggacgttctttatgtgctgacagacacacacgaacgtcatgtgtgtgctgacggacacccacggacgtcatgtgtgtactgaacagacatcccttgtgggccaaaatcacctgaagtgtccacgggaagggccagtgtgctgagtccaaagaacagcatgctgatatgtatactgatggacagccaggaacgtcctgtgtgtgctgacggaaacacacggacacacgcagacagccacagacgtcctatgtgtgctgacagacagccacagacgtcctatgtgtgctggcggacagccacggacgtccggtgaataaacagcccacgtgggccaaaatcatccaaacagtccactggatgggccagcttgctgagttcgaggaccaacgtgctgatatgtgtactgatggacagccacggacgtcctgtgtgtgctgacggagacacaaggacacacacggacagccacagacgtcctatgtgtgctgacagacacacacgaaggtcccgtgtgtgttgacggacagccatggacgtcctgtgtgtactgaacagacagcccacatgggccaaaatcacccgaacagtccacgggaagggtcagcgtgctgagtccaaggaccaacgtgctgatatgtgtactgatggacagccacagacgtcatgtgtgtgctgacggacacacacagacaggcacggacgacctgtgtgtgctgacggacacacacggacgtcctgtgtgtgctgacggacgacacccacggatgtcctgtgtgtactgaacagacagcccacgtgggccaaaatcacccgaacagtccacgggaagggccagcgtgcagagtccaaggaccagcgtgctgatatgtttactgatggacagccatagacgtcctgtgtgtgctgacggagacacacagacacacactgacacacacggacaaccatggatgtcttgtgtgtgctgatggacagccacagacgtcctgtgtgtactgaacagacagcccacatgggccaaaatcacctgaacagtccacgggaaaggccagcgtgctgagtccaaggaccagcgtgctgatatgtgtactgatggacagccacggacgtcctgtgtgtgttgacggacacacacggacacacacagacccacacggacagccacggacgtcctatgtgtgctaacggacagccacgaacagccacggacgtactgtgtgtgctggcggacacccagggacgttctgtgtgtactgaacaaacagcccacgtgggctaaaatcacccaaacagtccccgggatgggccagcgtgctgagtccaaggaccaacgtgctgatatgtgtactgatggactgccacggacgtcttgtgtgtgctggtggacacccacagacgtcctttgtgtactgaacagacagcccacgtgggccaaaatcagccaaacagtccacgggaagggccagcgtgctgagtccaaagaccaacgagctgatatgtgtactgatggacagccacagacgtcctgtgtgtgctgacggaaacacactgatacacacggactgccacagatgtcctgtgtgtgctggcggacacccacggacgtcctgtgtgtactgaacagacagcccacgtaggccaaaataaccggaacagtccacaagaagggtcatcatgccgagtccaaggaccaacgtgctgatatgtgtactgatggacagccacggacgtcctctgtgtgctgaaggacacatacagacacacacagacagccacagacgtcatgtgtgtgctgacggacagccacggacagccacggacgtcctgtgtgtgttggcggacacccacggacgtcctgtgtgtactgaacagacagcccacgtgggccaaaatcacccaaacagtccacgggaagggccagcgttctgagtccaaagaccaacgtgctgatatgtgtactgatgggcagccacagacgccctgtgtgtgctgacgggaaaacacggacacacacggacagccacggacgtcctgtgtttgcttgcggacacccacggacgtcctgtgtgtactgaacagacagcccatgtaggccaaaatcacccgaacagtccaagggaagggtcagcgtgctgagtccaaggaccaacgtgcttatatgtgtactgatggacaaccacagacgtcctctgtgtgttgaaggacacacacggacagccacagacgtcatgtgtgtgctgacggactcccacggacgtcctgtgtgtactgaacagacagcccacgtgggccaaaatcacccgaacagtccacgggaagggcctgaTGATGGAATTCACCAAACTGAAGCTTGGCTTTACCGCACTGTTTGTTATTCTAAGACCAACAATCGAGCCAGAATCCGAAACGGACGTACCAATTCTTCTCCAGTCCATCGCAACTCAATTCTGTACTGTACCGCACGTACTGCCCGTACGaccagtttgaggcttcatcaatacccatgtccagacgatcgaattcaccaaactggagctcgtatttcccgtactgattggcattttaagagcaacggtcaagacagatttggattcggacgagtggaactcaagataggccgtgacactttaaaactggctactttggactgtcctgcttgtgtactggcccagtccgtaggacatgcttcaggacacaatgaacctggacggaatttgaagggtttttcaccagtcaaagtgtgatttcgtgccttgaccagatctggtcaattttatcattttctatgtttagatttcccacaATTTTCTTTAAGTcctttgactagaacttctatataatgtaaccatcagatctgaataagataaattctttttgctttcattcttttgaatttttactctctttgttctttgtttagaacacttcttagtttcttggtgaggttatctccaagttttgatccttcttttgttggaccggtgcgtcacatccgagaacgatcgaagtctggtagtatctttgggctattccgcaacccttagtgtcacccctcgatccatcagttctcaatcctctcggatctgagttcatatcaaccttaccgaaagagtcatccttattttggttctatcaagtggtataagagccactcttccggtattgtctatttcattcatctttcccatcttctattttcttataaacacttcttcttctacctttcttaaatctgggcccctcattaccatccatataaaaaaaaagatttacgatttgattcaaaaaagaaaaaaaaatatagaataagttcaaagtttcttttgtggattggtggtggaagagaaagcctgctggctgaggagaaatccagcctttgaggtggttaaaacggatttcaaaaatcaaaaaaaaaaaaaatctcttatctttctatcttcagaaattcccttgtttgcttggatttgcccattgagattctttgatttgttctcttagaacattgagtagaaacttgtgtgtgatcacctaaatctgagagaaacacttgagtgggtgaggATAAACACTTGAGTGTGTGAGGATTTATCTAACCTTTGTGTTGAGTAATTATTTCAGGAATAAGATGTTTGGTCTTCACTGGAGAAATACCAAGGAGAAAGCCTCACGACCATCAGCCTCTAATTATTTTGATGAGTGTGTTAGTGTGCAGGAAAAACCAAACAGGTGGAGCAATGAGCATGTCAATACATCCAAAggtgaatctgatccaagaaggcgattgcttcagtttgatgtccaacaattttgtgacaactttgtgaagggtgtggacaaagccctcaaggacgtcagcaagagccaaaagaagagcacatccacacgtgccccagtagctgagccatccttttccatcagtaagaaaacccaaggtgaatctgaaaattgttttgaagaatttaaagatttttcagattcttcacccatatttgatgaaactgatgaagaaccaattgaaagtttgatgtcttgtgaagaaagttgtgatcttccttatcttgaatctgagtttataaatgataatgaaCAGGTTAATAatgtagaactaactgttttgcaaccggagcatccgagtagccttgttttgtctcaacaggtttttgaggaagagccactggatattccacatcagtgcccatgtcttgacacttgGATATCTTTGGATGAAGTCCCAGAACCTATCTTTGATGTGGAGGACAAACCtgatccagtctttgatgaagaagcaacaagcatcatatctacctttatggagagccatctttgctttgattccgGCACAACTATTGTTCCTTCGTCTCCTGCCCCTTTGCTtcctgatcttcaagagcactgtgagaaatctgaattagttatttctctgtctgacatgtttgataagatcagttctcttgatgtgattcgttttggtcttgataagataaaagaaaattgtttttcaaaatctgtttttggaaacatgattaattcttttaaaatctttgaacctgataaatttTTTGATCAGCAACGTTTTCAAACTGACCTTGGCATCAGTTCTGaaattattttgagctttgatcagtCCCTGGaacaaatcaaagtttttgatcattttgaaaagtatcttgagcttgatttgaaacaaactgatttttgtgctacaaaatcttttgatttgtttgttttcaaagaaaatagctTTGATCTGAACTCTTCTAGGCATAGACTGATCACTGATGATTTGTTTGCATCTTCTCTGGACTTGGAcgatttcttaattaaaaaaatgcagGAACAGAATTCACTTGAAACTGAAACTGGTTTTTGTGAACTTGATTTTTGTGAttctgttttgcagcctgatctcttgagttttgaaactgataAGACTTGGCATTTTATGAGATCATTTCGTGATAATGGTGTTGTCTTGAGTTCTgatgaaattttggtttacaacacattctttgagaaatgccttgaacttttgataaatgattctcaaactgaacttaagcttgtgtgttcagatgttgggaaggatatgcccatcttgaaaatgaatattgttgttgcatatcttgataaaattcttgtatgtaatatataatttgataagcaccttgaaaggctgaaaaatgtgcaatttgttcttggaaaagatatcttgatttgtgatttgaacaaatatttatcttgcacatttgatcctggtcttttagtgtttattttgagtatacaggaaagacaggttcagcctctaagaattgaaagcattgaccgtgcccaacagcctgagttttggagaagctttgttgaaaccggctaccttgatgccagcgacagaggttcagtccaagaaggATATCGCAACAGTACGAAggtcttttgtcttgaatccaattttaaaagaaagccaactcatcaaggattcactgaggcttggaatcgcatGAAAATCTTCACGGATGAGAAgctatgaattttccaaaccggaggttcttcagtccatctatccgcgagtaccagatttctaaaggagattcatgccccataaagaatcggcctgagccaaaaccgatcctccatgaaccaaaggtgtttcctcagtcattctcctgtctaaaccaaaagcactttaaggatcatgagttgattgcctctactcttcatgaaaatattttgaaaccgagaatttcaaaaagaaaacatattcttacttggttgaaaaacgttttgctcaaaccttttcatgaattgatttcattgagctgtgctttgaaagagatttggtgtaggaaaaagcatgaactaaaatttcttaggccaaagaattcttttgatttcgttcatgatgataatttttcaaatttggcattgtctctttcttttcctgACCGTTTATCAGCTTGGCctaatttaaaaattgataaaccAATTTTTGGTGATCAGCTTACTTGTTTGATGCTTGCCCACGtgcttgatgattatcctaagggcTTGGATCCTGATCTTGATGTCCTAAAGATAGAGAAACcttttgattatttctttggcagatttgatgtggtttctctagttgctttgaATAAACATGATAAGCATGAtagtttctaaggagagcaagcaccaatggacgccaaagtacttggaattccttgataaaaatgacttcaaaactccaaggaagtttctgtccactctattcatttactgaatttcccttgaattttaattcctttgtatctgatttatctctttttgatataggtacattggatttgaggacaaatccttttgaagaaggagggaatgatagactgcggtccacggatcagtacatggagccgaaccagcatggagatcagaacgttctgaagatttcaactgaggttcatgtttttcaccatactgaccagactgaccggacactgtattggactgtcccacatgcatccggatcggagctttggctggaaccatggccagatgatcgatttcactgtactggatTTTGTCTTCACCttcctgttttccatttgatgaagaagagtcgagacggaatcgcattcggacacacgaatcctgagttaggtcattgctatacatttctggacagtaccactggtgcatcctttgatcaatcagatcagacagcttgatccatcacctatggatcaggttatccatccttgccaaagatcagattacacacggccttctttagataaacaaaccggccccatacttgtggtccatgccacttagtactggccttactcgcctccacggcttgctgctggttccaaatgaattgaaccttgcaccccacatggttcctcatgtactaggatccccatgtgtctcctccatgattcggatcattgattcacaccatgatcagaactaacacacacaccatgatccaacatggatcactatccaatgtgtggcctctaacttccatcccacatggatgagttagatcaactaagatccgccccttatctcagggtcctggatccttagtttacatcacaacatatggtcttcaaggggcgttccatacttggccttaaccgcaccacaaaagaaagaaacataaccttgaaagtaattataaaatcagttaccttatacatgatctgattagatcaagtgcctttccttattatgttcggccatgctcctccagtgcacgcctctatcaatccttatcacatacctcctgtatttataagatccattcatgggtcgcacccctgatcccttccatggaacttccatgaaaccagtttctacactgcatccaccttcaaggctattcatgccattgtgagggaagtccggccttctcccttctctcttgggtatttgcgtgtgttcccaagatacggGGGAATCGTAGGATgtgttcatccgtggtgaaaacctaccacagggtcgttcataactccccttgcacttccatgaaactgccatcccacacacctctctccttaaggctgtcttggcctttgggaatgaattccggtcatctaccttctttcctcaccattttcgtgtgttctcaggccctgtaggatgctttgggtgattacatcacggatcaaaaccaccagaaagtcgttcataacttcccccccttgatctctcccaaaactgcctctttatgacctttacatcaccatgggtcttggattgggaatccgaccaactctctgtcttttctctgtgtttctttgtgtttcagggtgtaggaggaagccctggcgtgcctgctgttggggtcaaaaacggttacgacaaattttacattcaaaacgtccgaggaggaaaataagaatttctccgaagagtattttttgaaatagactctttcttacgaaaaagctttacggaagaaagaatcgagatgtccgacgaaaatctcgaaacaggtcgctacgtagcgaccgagcgatcgtcccgctcggtcgctacgtagcgaccgagctcagccaagctcggtcgctacgtagtgaccgagcgatcgtcccgctcggtcgctacgtagcgaccgagctcgagccaaagctcggtcgctacgtagcgaccgagcgatcgtcccgctcggttgctacgtagcgaccaagctcagccaagctcggtcgctacgtagcgaccgagcgatcgtcccgctcggtcgctacgtagcgattgaacctttctgaacatcgatacgacaccagtccatgcattctcgtcaaaccttcgaatgctatctcccaaagaccgtagcaagctcagtccatgtttcccgctattctaattcatcgatcaaacttcgcggattagaaaccgcggaaaactcgtagtaaacgtgtcgagtcggaagacggcccaaagggacctaaaacacgattcgaagcccatcctacgattttcctaaccaaaagcccgtaaaccacagcatggtttacgcttggcccacaaggaaggataaatatcaagtttccgcggataaatacagaagttttgaagataattatgaagatccggaaaaatggaatatctccatttttatgctatgacggcttaagggcagaagagtaaaagcgtaaaccgaccttggagctagtatataaggagtcctaggcgaggagcagaggggagaactttttcagagaaaacttagcacttagagcaatttaggcaattttccgtttttgttatttcgagctgcgactcaattaggtttagccgtcttagggttgctagaactaggaatctcgccgacagctctcgagcccaggcttataccttgttgtaacgctcatacgcagattcggaataagatctactttgctctcttttcgatttcttatttttatcgttgttattctcgtgttctgattgcttgacgtgtggtaattaacagatatccgggtcctctgggaaactagggttttcttagtttccttatttaaacggaaatcgacagtgtgaatttcggttcccacagtttggcgctagaaggagggggacttacggatcaatctaacccgcaaaagtcactcaacgatcaggaatgatatgcgagattcgacgtgcgcgaacgtcatctcattcaaggggggagaaacgatcaatcgagccaaacctcgaaacgatctacttgttatcgagttgacgattcgagatatcgacgtcgctagagtactaatcgataccggaagctcggccgatatcatcttcaaagacactcttgaaaagatggggatcagtcaatccgagatcgcgaaatacccaagcccactgctaggactttcgggggaaacgaccatggcctatggatcgattagactcgctgtcaaagccggaaccgtgatgaacatcacagagtttctagtcgttgaccgccccgcatcttacaacgttatcatggggacgccatggctgaacaccatgcgcgcaatctcatcaacctaccatctttgtctcaagttcccggcccctaacggagtcgaggtaatctggggaaatccaagagtttcgcaggtttgtttcgccgcggaactaaaacgaaagagaccgatcctggaaattactcctaagaaagcggagaaaaagacctccagcaaagatacgcgaagtcaggattcagcggaattcttctggcaatctcgtatcatcgcagctctagatgaaaaacgcgagccaacatgtgaacccgtggtaacgatctgtctcgacgaagccttcccggaacgctgcgtcgaggttgaagccaatctccacgagcctttaaggacagaactcatgacctgtcttaaaaagaaccttaatactttcgcatgggctgcggaagatataccaggaatcgacattaacatgtcacgagctgaatatcggcccaacgttcaaacccgtcaaacagaaaagacggaagctgggacccgaacgtgctgccgcagtaaacgatgaggtcgaaaattgcttaaagttgggtcgataacggaagtaagatacccggactggctcgccaaccccgtagtagtcaaaaagaaaaacgggaagtggcgagtttgcgtagattttaccgacctaaacaaggcatgtccaaaggatagcttccctctaccacatatcgatcgattggtagaagcaacagcgggcaacaaactcttatccttcatggatgccttctcaggttataatcaaattgagatgaatcccgacgatcgtgagaagactgcattcattaccgatcgcggaacttattgctataaggtaatgcccttcggcctcatgAAAGCTGGaacaacttaccaacgactcgtgaaccgaatgttctccaaacaactcggaaaaacgatggaagtttatatcgacgacatgctcgtcaaatccctcaaagcaagagatcacgtgtcacatctcgaaggatgctttgcacaactaaactcccacaacatgaagctcaacccgacaaaatgtagattcgccgtggcatcaggagaattcctcggctacttggtcaccaaccgcggcatcgaagcaaatccaaaacagatcaacgcactaatcgagatggcttcaccaaagaacaagcgggaggtccaaagactgaccggcagaatcgcagcacttaaccgatttatttcacgatcaacagataaatgcctgcccttctacgacgtcctgcgaggaaataaaaaattcgaatggtcggaagagtgcgaaaacgccttccaacagctgaagcgttatttagctactcctccagtcctcgcaaaacccgtggaaggggagcctttattcttgtacatcgcggtgtcggcaacggccgtaagcggagtcctgatcagggaagaacgcggagagcagaaacctattttctacataagcaaaaccttgctggatgccgaatctagatatccgttgatggaaaaattggcatgcgcggtcgtaacatcggcccgaaaactaagaccatatttccaatcccacacgattgtcatcctcacgacttttcccttacggacaattttgcatagcccaagtcaatcaggacgattggctaagtgggcggtcgagttgagcgagtatgacatcgaataccgaccaaggacgagcgcaaaatcacaagtgctcgcagacttcctggtcgaacttccaacgggagcaataaccaatgaggaaccaaattccacctggctcctccacgtcgacggatcctcatccaagcaaggatcgggtatcgggatccgtctcacatctccaacgagcgagatcttggaacaatcgttcaggctggaattccatgcctcaaacaacgaggccgaatacgaagcgttaatcgcaggtctacgtttggctcatggcttaaaaatacgcaatctccacgcctactgcgactcccagttagtggccagtcaattcagcggagagtatgaagccagagacgaacgga
The sequence above is a segment of the Brassica rapa cultivar Chiifu-401-42 unplaced genomic scaffold, CAAS_Brap_v3.01 Scaffold0202, whole genome shotgun sequence genome. Coding sequences within it:
- the LOC117129845 gene encoding uncharacterized protein LOC117129845 — translated: MSCEESCDLPYLESEFINDNEQVNNVELTVLQPEHPSSLVLSQQVFEEEPLDIPHQCPCLDTWISLDEVPEPIFDVEDKPDPVFDEEATSIISTFMESHLCFDSGTTIVPSSPAPLLPDLQEHCEKSELVISLSDMFDKISSLDVIRFGLDKIKENCFSKSVFGNMINSFKIFEPDKFFDQQRFQTDLGISSEIILSFDQSLEQIKVFDHFEKYLELDLKQTDFCATKSFDLFVFKENSFDLNSSRHRLITDDLFASSLDLDDFLIKKMQEQNSLETETGFCELDFCDSVLQPDLLSFETDKTWHFMRSFRDNGVVLSSDEILVYNTFFEKCLELLINDSQTELKLVCSDVGKDMPILKMNIVVAYLDKILVCNI